The following proteins come from a genomic window of Companilactobacillus pabuli:
- a CDS encoding PspC domain-containing protein encodes MHISVRRSKDNQVLGGVIAGFCEKFDWNPAVGRILYVALSLTPVFPGIIVYLILLLIMEKPE; translated from the coding sequence ATGCATATTTCAGTTAGAAGATCTAAAGATAATCAAGTGTTAGGTGGTGTCATAGCCGGCTTCTGTGAAAAATTCGATTGGAATCCAGCTGTTGGTCGAATATTATATGTAGCCTTATCATTGACGCCAGTTTTCCCAGGCATCATCGTTTACTTAATTTTGTTGTTAATTATGGAAAAACCCGAATAA
- a CDS encoding PspC domain-containing protein, with protein sequence MHIPIKRSYSNKVFAGVIGGLSEHFQWNPAIARVLWVIVSLTPFPGIIAYLVLWMLMENPD encoded by the coding sequence ATGCATATTCCAATTAAACGTTCTTACAGTAACAAAGTTTTTGCAGGGGTAATTGGTGGATTATCAGAGCACTTTCAATGGAATCCAGCGATTGCTAGAGTTTTGTGGGTAATTGTTAGTTTAACGCCATTCCCAGGTATTATCGCTTATTTAGTTCTCTGGATGTTGATGGAAAATCCGGATTAA
- a CDS encoding helix-turn-helix domain-containing protein has translation MKNLGSVLKELRKEKGLTQKELADGICAQSMLSAIENDVYVPNANLLINLANRLGVDLGEISLANNFAISDKAEFNETIDELCNQHQYQQILEFLQKPEVLDNLQTAKQMQVYYYYLGVAQLQTNAVDEAVRSFKSSLTEVNHLHLDTISRLAYLAMGYIYSLKNKRTAAVDNIDLAFRNWDDYNYDENQNILYYLAALIYFKLNDYQNSTAYLVDGITFIAKHNSHYMLANCYFLMARLAQEAHDDDERLEAHRRKDLFSELYNEQIFQDF, from the coding sequence ATGAAAAATTTAGGGAGTGTCTTGAAAGAGTTACGAAAAGAAAAAGGCTTAACTCAAAAAGAATTAGCTGATGGGATTTGTGCGCAATCAATGTTGTCAGCAATCGAAAATGATGTCTACGTACCAAATGCAAATTTATTAATTAATTTAGCTAATCGTTTGGGGGTCGATTTAGGAGAAATCAGTTTGGCTAATAATTTTGCCATTAGTGATAAAGCTGAATTTAATGAAACTATTGATGAACTCTGCAATCAACATCAGTATCAACAAATACTTGAATTTTTACAAAAGCCTGAGGTGTTGGATAACTTGCAAACTGCTAAGCAAATGCAGGTTTATTACTATTATTTAGGTGTAGCTCAATTGCAAACTAATGCGGTTGATGAAGCAGTGAGATCATTTAAGTCATCGTTGACAGAAGTTAATCACCTACACTTGGACACAATCTCACGTTTGGCATATTTAGCCATGGGTTATATTTATTCATTAAAGAATAAACGCACAGCAGCAGTGGATAATATTGATTTGGCTTTTCGTAATTGGGATGATTACAACTATGATGAAAACCAAAATATTTTATATTATTTGGCTGCACTGATTTATTTCAAGCTGAACGATTATCAAAATTCAACCGCTTATTTGGTAGATGGAATTACTTTCATTGCCAAACATAATTCCCATTATATGTTAGCTAATTGTTATTTCTTGATGGCTCGACTAGCTCAAGAAGCTCATGATGATGACGAACGTCTTGAAGCCCATCGTCGTAAGGATTTATTCAGTGAGTTGTACAATGAACAAATCTTTCAAGACTTCTAA
- a CDS encoding MetQ/NlpA family ABC transporter substrate-binding protein yields the protein MKKLKGLFLLVVATFSLFLLAACGNSQASGNGEKTVKIGVTDSDHRTLDAVAKKVKKEGINIKIVEFSDYNQPNTALQQGEIDLNAFQTVTFQNDWNKKHHSNIVSIGSTVIAPMSLFSKKVTSVDQIKEGSKIAVPNDATNEGRALQLLESAGLIKLDNSKIPNLKDITENKLDLKISALDAAQTAKSLDEMTAAVVNSGVANDAKLNRKKAIYQEKVTAKSKPYVNIISANKKDKNNKTYKKIVKAYHSKDIAKEIKKDYNGYELPAWNYKILQ from the coding sequence ATGAAAAAACTTAAGGGATTATTTTTGTTAGTTGTTGCTACATTTAGTTTATTCTTGTTGGCCGCTTGTGGGAATTCACAGGCTAGTGGCAATGGGGAAAAGACAGTTAAAATCGGTGTTACGGATTCCGACCACAGAACTTTAGATGCTGTAGCTAAAAAAGTTAAAAAAGAAGGTATCAACATTAAAATTGTTGAATTTTCCGATTATAATCAACCAAATACTGCTTTACAACAAGGTGAAATTGATTTAAATGCTTTTCAAACGGTAACTTTCCAAAATGATTGGAACAAGAAACACCACAGTAATATCGTTTCAATCGGTTCAACCGTTATTGCACCAATGTCACTCTTTTCTAAAAAAGTAACAAGCGTTGATCAAATTAAAGAAGGATCTAAGATCGCTGTTCCAAACGATGCCACTAATGAAGGTCGTGCTTTACAATTATTGGAAAGTGCCGGCTTAATTAAATTGGATAACAGCAAGATTCCTAATTTGAAAGATATCACTGAAAATAAATTAGATTTAAAGATTTCAGCTCTTGATGCTGCGCAAACTGCTAAATCATTAGATGAAATGACCGCTGCAGTTGTTAATAGTGGTGTTGCCAACGATGCTAAATTGAATCGTAAGAAAGCAATTTATCAAGAAAAAGTAACTGCTAAGTCTAAGCCTTATGTCAATATTATTTCTGCTAATAAGAAGGACAAGAATAATAAGACTTACAAGAAGATCGTTAAAGCTTATCACTCAAAAGATATTGCTAAAGAAATCAAAAAAGACTATAACGGTTATGAACTACCAGCTTGGAATTACAAGATTTTACAATAG
- a CDS encoding HAD family hydrolase, with product MAEIKLVATDIDGTLFDDDKNYDIKRLNDYINKLHQKNILFTVASGNNYDHLRRIFEKTPDIDLFIAENGAQIVEAGKTIFEHPMPKALVHDMIKSLNSELDLKSLSISGKKATYAESKKDLPLYHMKNLRIVPDLFQVDDTFFKFNIQLKHDDLTQAIDFLNEHYGQEVYAAVSGFGSIDIMRSNIDKGIALNHLSKLKDIPLTEIMAFGDNLNDLEMIQEVGLGVAMKNAKPEILQVSDLVTETDNNHNGVLNTLQTYFEL from the coding sequence TTGGCTGAAATAAAATTAGTTGCAACCGATATTGATGGAACTTTGTTCGATGATGACAAGAATTATGATATAAAACGTTTGAATGATTATATCAATAAACTTCATCAAAAAAATATTTTATTTACTGTGGCAAGTGGCAATAATTACGATCATTTAAGAAGAATTTTCGAAAAAACTCCTGATATTGATTTGTTCATTGCTGAAAATGGTGCTCAAATAGTTGAAGCGGGAAAAACTATCTTCGAACATCCCATGCCAAAGGCGCTAGTTCACGACATGATTAAATCTTTAAACAGTGAATTAGATTTAAAATCATTGTCAATTTCTGGTAAAAAAGCTACTTACGCTGAAAGTAAGAAAGATTTGCCACTCTATCACATGAAAAATCTCAGAATTGTTCCTGATTTATTCCAAGTTGATGACACCTTCTTCAAATTCAATATCCAATTAAAACATGATGATTTAACCCAAGCTATCGACTTTTTAAACGAACATTACGGACAAGAGGTCTATGCTGCTGTTAGTGGCTTTGGTAGTATCGACATCATGCGTAGCAACATTGATAAAGGCATTGCTTTGAATCATTTAAGTAAATTAAAAGACATTCCATTAACTGAAATCATGGCTTTTGGAGACAATCTTAATGATTTAGAAATGATTCAAGAAGTTGGCCTCGGCGTCGCTATGAAAAATGCCAAACCAGAAATATTACAAGTTTCTGACTTAGTTACGGAAACCGACAACAATCACAATGGTGTTCTCAATACTTTGCAAACTTATTTTGAGTTGTAA
- a CDS encoding DUF554 domain-containing protein, translating to MPTGVIINAASVLFGGLLGGFLGDKFSEQFKKDITLIFGVCSMGMGIYSIAPMKYMPAVIFALVIGTGIGLWMHLGKWIDKGAMEMQKPISKFFPNNNSDMSQEEFINTLVTVIVLFCASGTGIYGSLDNGMTGDTTILISKSVLDFFTAAIFACNLGYVVSIIAIPQFILFYILFLLARFIFPLTTPNMILDFKACGGFLMLATGFRMVKLKMFPIADMIPAMVIIMPLSWIWANWFLPLL from the coding sequence ATGCCAACTGGCGTTATTATTAATGCGGCCTCCGTACTATTTGGCGGTCTGCTCGGTGGCTTTTTGGGTGATAAATTTAGTGAACAATTCAAAAAAGATATCACACTAATTTTTGGTGTTTGTTCCATGGGTATGGGAATTTATTCCATCGCACCAATGAAATACATGCCCGCAGTTATTTTTGCATTAGTTATCGGTACCGGTATCGGTCTTTGGATGCACTTGGGTAAATGGATCGACAAAGGCGCTATGGAAATGCAAAAACCGATTTCTAAATTTTTCCCAAATAACAATTCTGATATGTCACAAGAAGAATTTATCAACACTTTAGTAACAGTTATTGTGCTTTTCTGTGCTAGTGGTACTGGTATTTACGGAAGTTTGGACAATGGTATGACTGGTGACACAACTATCTTAATTTCTAAATCAGTGCTTGATTTCTTTACCGCAGCAATCTTTGCTTGCAACCTAGGATACGTTGTTTCTATTATTGCTATACCACAATTTATTTTGTTCTATATTTTATTCTTGCTTGCAAGATTTATTTTCCCATTAACAACTCCTAATATGATTTTAGACTTCAAAGCTTGCGGTGGTTTCTTGATGCTGGCAACTGGCTTTAGAATGGTCAAATTAAAGATGTTCCCAATAGCTGATATGATTCCGGCAATGGTAATTATTATGCCATTAAGTTGGATTTGGGCTAACTGGTTCTTACCACTACTCTAA
- a CDS encoding MetQ/NlpA family ABC transporter substrate-binding protein, with product MLKNRIKGILLIFITTLSLFILAGCGGNQSSSKTVKVGITGANDPALEKVKEIVKKEGINIKIVQFSDYSQPNTALANGEIDMNDFQTYTFQSDWNKKHKTNIVTLGTTVIAPMSLFSKKITKLSQLKKGDKVAIPNDVTNEGRALQLLESAGLIELDNSKIPNLRDIKKYNVGIKISSLDAGQTAKSLDDVTAACVNSGVASDAKLNPKDAIYREKITAKSKPYVNILSTNAKDKDNPTFKKIVKAYHTKEVANVIKKQFHGYESPAWTYKILQ from the coding sequence ATGCTAAAGAACCGAATTAAGGGAATATTGTTAATATTCATTACCACACTTAGTTTGTTCATTTTAGCTGGTTGTGGGGGCAATCAGTCAAGTAGTAAGACCGTCAAGGTTGGAATTACAGGTGCCAATGATCCGGCACTTGAAAAGGTCAAAGAAATCGTCAAAAAAGAGGGAATTAACATTAAAATTGTGCAATTCTCAGATTACAGTCAACCCAATACCGCATTAGCTAATGGTGAGATTGATATGAATGATTTTCAGACTTATACTTTCCAATCTGATTGGAACAAAAAACACAAGACTAATATTGTTACTTTGGGAACCACCGTTATTGCACCAATGTCACTTTTTTCTAAGAAAATCACTAAGTTGAGTCAACTTAAAAAGGGTGATAAAGTAGCTATACCTAATGATGTTACTAATGAAGGCCGGGCCTTACAATTATTGGAAAGTGCCGGTTTAATTGAATTAGATAATAGCAAGATTCCTAACTTAAGAGATATTAAAAAATACAATGTTGGAATTAAAATTTCATCGCTCGATGCTGGACAAACCGCTAAGTCACTCGATGATGTTACAGCTGCCTGTGTCAACAGTGGTGTTGCTAGTGACGCCAAGTTGAATCCTAAAGATGCAATTTATCGAGAGAAAATAACTGCTAAGTCTAAGCCTTATGTAAACATTCTTTCCACAAATGCAAAGGATAAAGATAATCCTACCTTCAAAAAAATTGTGAAGGCCTATCACACCAAGGAAGTTGCTAATGTTATTAAAAAGCAATTCCATGGCTATGAAAGTCCAGCTTGGACTTATAAAATTTTACAATAA